A window of Pyramidobacter piscolens W5455 contains these coding sequences:
- a CDS encoding GNAT family N-acetyltransferase, with translation MNRLKLVRPNATHEAQVMNYRRVFLERRENFAGCAGLEDVENYAEWLDFENRLSKKYGDGYVPSTVFLAVRPEDETLVGILEIRHRLTPFLLRYGGHIGYSVLPSQRRQGCAKEMLRLALKECRKLNLDRVLLTCDKGNVASARTIVGDGGVLENEIEDDVGMGQSGTIQRYWIDVE, from the coding sequence ATGAACCGCTTGAAATTGGTCAGACCGAACGCGACGCACGAAGCGCAGGTCATGAACTATCGCCGCGTTTTTCTGGAACGGCGCGAGAACTTCGCCGGCTGCGCCGGGCTTGAAGACGTCGAAAACTACGCCGAATGGCTCGATTTCGAAAACCGTCTCTCGAAAAAGTACGGCGACGGCTACGTTCCCTCCACCGTGTTTCTCGCGGTGAGGCCAGAGGACGAAACGCTCGTCGGCATCCTCGAGATCCGTCACCGCCTCACCCCTTTCCTGCTCCGCTACGGCGGGCACATCGGCTACAGCGTCCTGCCCTCGCAGCGGCGCCAGGGCTGCGCCAAAGAGATGCTCCGCCTCGCCCTGAAAGAGTGCCGAAAGCTGAACCTCGACCGCGTGCTCCTCACCTGCGACAAGGGAAACGTTGCCTCGGCGCGCACGATCGTCGGCGACGGCGGCGTGCTGGAAAACGAGATCGAAGACGACGTCGGCATGGGGCAGTCGGGCACCATCCAGCGCTACTGGATCGACGTCGAATAA